One genomic segment of Paenibacillus xylanexedens includes these proteins:
- a CDS encoding YneF family protein has protein sequence MDIVIPIITLIVGLVGGFFIGVFYLRKQLEKMQSNPDMLQKMAKQMGYNLNGKQMQRAQQMMKNQQPGAKMPQPQQHPARKSSGRRK, from the coding sequence ATGGATATTGTTATACCGATTATTACATTGATTGTTGGTCTGGTCGGGGGATTTTTCATCGGGGTGTTCTACTTGCGTAAACAACTTGAGAAAATGCAAAGCAATCCGGACATGCTTCAGAAAATGGCGAAGCAAATGGGCTACAACCTGAATGGCAAGCAAATGCAGCGTGCCCAGCAGATGATGAAGAATCAGCAGCCAGGAGCGAAAATGCCTCAGCCGCAACAGCATCCTGCGCGTAAAAGTTCGGGCCGCCGAAAATAA
- the folE gene encoding GTP cyclohydrolase I FolE produces the protein MAGVKDYLNSKVSDNREKIEYHVEQILKLIGEDSTREGLLETPARVTRMYEEIFGGYEVDPRDVLGVTFDENHEELVIVKDIVYYSQCEHHMAPFFGKVHIGYIPSGKIVGLSKMARLVEAVTRRLQVQERITSQIADILTEAVEPHGVMVVVEGEHLCMCSRGVKKPGSKTVTSAVRGSFRENPAQRAEFLSLMKD, from the coding sequence GTGGCTGGCGTTAAAGATTATTTGAATTCAAAAGTATCCGACAACCGGGAGAAGATCGAGTATCATGTAGAGCAGATCCTGAAATTGATCGGAGAAGATAGTACACGTGAAGGGCTGCTTGAAACGCCTGCACGTGTGACCCGAATGTATGAAGAAATTTTTGGCGGATATGAAGTAGACCCGCGCGATGTGCTCGGTGTAACGTTTGACGAGAATCATGAAGAACTGGTTATCGTCAAGGATATTGTCTACTACAGTCAGTGTGAGCACCACATGGCGCCGTTTTTCGGCAAGGTACACATTGGGTATATACCAAGCGGCAAGATCGTTGGTCTGAGCAAAATGGCTCGTCTGGTCGAAGCAGTAACACGTCGCCTGCAAGTTCAGGAACGTATTACTTCACAGATCGCTGACATTCTGACAGAGGCCGTTGAACCTCATGGAGTTATGGTCGTTGTGGAAGGCGAGCACTTGTGCATGTGTTCCCGCGGCGTGAAGAAACCGGGAAGCAAGACGGTAACGTCTGCTGTACGTGGTTCTTTCCGTGAGAATCCGGCACAACGTGCGGAGTTCTTGTCTTTGATGAAAGATTAA
- a CDS encoding lipoate--protein ligase family protein, whose translation MSVPSHSDQPVQPEKGLQADQQASMRLQIWETPLMRQGSSVLEAFAWEEVMCRRVGAGHLPVAHIWRHPDAFVAGLRDRRLPQAVEAMEQIRSQGTAVCVRPSGGAAVPLNPGVVNVSLILPNPGHAINIHDDFREMASIIAESLKPWSNQAQTGEVQGAFCPGDYDVSVGGLKFCGIAQRRQAKAYIITAFIIVDGQGDQLAADVRQFYQHAAGGASEGYPDVQPGTMASLNELAGVPSAAAYTAALVRTLRDRYPQAETSRVLSVGSEEVRLIAEQMKLRYD comes from the coding sequence ATGAGTGTACCTTCCCATTCAGATCAACCGGTTCAGCCGGAAAAGGGACTACAGGCAGATCAGCAGGCTTCAATGCGTCTGCAAATCTGGGAGACACCACTCATGCGACAAGGTAGCAGTGTACTCGAAGCTTTTGCTTGGGAAGAAGTTATGTGCAGGCGGGTTGGGGCAGGGCATCTACCAGTTGCACATATATGGAGACACCCAGATGCCTTTGTAGCGGGTCTGCGTGACCGCAGGTTGCCACAGGCTGTAGAAGCGATGGAACAGATTAGAAGCCAAGGGACAGCGGTCTGTGTTCGGCCTTCCGGTGGAGCGGCAGTACCCTTGAACCCAGGGGTAGTTAATGTGTCGCTGATTCTGCCTAATCCCGGACATGCCATCAATATTCATGATGATTTCCGGGAGATGGCTTCGATTATTGCGGAGTCGCTAAAGCCGTGGTCGAATCAGGCGCAAACTGGCGAGGTTCAGGGTGCTTTTTGCCCGGGAGATTATGATGTCAGTGTAGGTGGATTGAAATTCTGTGGTATTGCCCAGCGCAGGCAGGCAAAGGCGTATATCATTACGGCTTTTATCATCGTGGACGGTCAGGGTGATCAATTGGCAGCAGATGTGCGACAATTCTATCAGCATGCAGCAGGCGGGGCGAGTGAAGGATATCCCGATGTTCAGCCTGGCACGATGGCAAGTCTGAACGAATTGGCAGGTGTACCTTCAGCTGCGGCATATACTGCGGCTTTGGTTCGAACACTGCGCGATCGCTATCCACAGGCGGAGACCAGCAGGGTGCTTAGCGTTGGCTCTGAAGAAGTACGCCTGATAGCTGAGCAGATGAAGCTACGTTACGATTAA
- a CDS encoding Fe-Mn family superoxide dismutase: protein MNWYEYGHLLPLRTLEEIRFWKEQEKEHTLVIRALVPDLEPPYVKLLEEWEVTFANSERVANQLLKQLLPATHPPAPYMVRCIDQLVLAARQQSREFIKQLYVLLEQSAAVQAVPLAKVLILHFIRESEYFLGVLDTLGQPGILRETDSEPSLFLENALHTSGPGSIHRQASEAPTSPEGNVNAPAGSAHIQSATIQPPSTGTTQATPSSTAPPVKEKPVPIGGHTLPPLPYAYNALEPHIDELTMRIHHDKHHQSYVDGLNVAEKKLAESRKKNNFELIKHWERELAFNGAGHYLHTIFWTIMNPAGGGKPSGMLAEQIKRDFGSYEAFKNQFTEAANKVEGSGWAMLVWSPRAHRLEILQAEKHQNLSQSDIVPLLPLDVWEHAYYLKHQNERKKYIEDWWNVVYWPAVAERYETARKLLWPPY, encoded by the coding sequence ATGAACTGGTATGAATATGGTCACCTGCTGCCTCTGCGGACATTGGAGGAAATCCGTTTCTGGAAAGAGCAGGAGAAAGAACATACACTCGTCATTCGTGCCCTGGTTCCTGATCTGGAGCCCCCATACGTCAAGCTACTGGAGGAATGGGAGGTTACCTTTGCAAACAGTGAGCGAGTAGCCAATCAGCTTTTAAAACAACTATTGCCCGCAACCCATCCACCTGCTCCCTACATGGTTCGTTGTATCGATCAACTTGTTTTGGCAGCTCGGCAGCAATCGAGAGAGTTCATCAAACAGCTGTATGTTCTTCTGGAGCAAAGTGCTGCTGTGCAAGCTGTTCCGCTTGCCAAAGTACTCATTCTGCATTTTATCCGCGAGTCGGAGTATTTTCTGGGCGTATTGGATACGCTTGGCCAACCTGGCATCTTGCGTGAAACGGATTCGGAACCGTCACTTTTTCTGGAAAATGCGCTGCATACGTCAGGGCCAGGAAGCATCCATCGCCAAGCTTCAGAAGCCCCAACTTCTCCAGAGGGAAATGTAAATGCACCTGCCGGTTCAGCTCATATCCAATCCGCAACCATTCAACCACCTTCTACCGGAACAACACAAGCCACACCCAGCTCTACAGCACCTCCCGTAAAAGAGAAGCCGGTTCCCATCGGAGGACACACACTGCCTCCTCTCCCCTATGCGTACAATGCGCTGGAGCCACATATTGATGAGCTGACGATGCGTATCCATCATGACAAACACCATCAATCTTATGTGGATGGACTAAATGTAGCAGAGAAGAAGCTGGCGGAATCGCGAAAAAAGAATAACTTTGAACTCATCAAACATTGGGAACGTGAACTTGCCTTCAACGGGGCAGGCCACTACCTGCATACGATCTTCTGGACAATTATGAACCCTGCTGGCGGCGGCAAACCTTCCGGTATGCTCGCAGAGCAGATCAAGCGAGATTTCGGGAGTTATGAAGCGTTTAAGAATCAATTCACAGAAGCCGCGAACAAGGTGGAAGGCAGTGGCTGGGCGATGCTTGTCTGGAGCCCGAGAGCACATCGTTTGGAGATTTTGCAGGCGGAAAAACACCAGAACCTGTCCCAGTCCGATATCGTACCACTCCTGCCACTGGATGTGTGGGAACATGCCTACTATCTGAAACATCAGAATGAACGCAAAAAGTATATCGAGGATTGGTGGAACGTTGTCTACTGGCCCGCTGTGGCCGAGCGTTACGAAACGGCACGCAAGTTGTTGTGGCCGCCTTATTAA
- a CDS encoding alpha/beta hydrolase has protein sequence MYQSSQSEAPLQTKVSDLPSSLSPRLIRFKHIIVALLLSVVFFLLFCFIALHGYIAWVLSNPTVAPVFSNPMQAKNMKYEDITFPAADGSRTMQGWYIPADNAASKTIIFSHGYGANREETWVPMYDLAHYAHQLGFNVVMFDYGFASQVNKAVATGGKAESQQLLGAIQFAKQRGAQELVVWGFSMGAGTALQTGLITKEVDAMILDSAFLLEPDTLYHNIHNQIDLPRQPTLEIMKLLFPVLNGTGLQQIPYQEVKKKDYPFPIFFIHGTEDEKAPYPIAEQLAANQTNPYSDVWIVQDAHHELIFREHPKEYLRRVSTFLSHVTKTSSDDVQNTNNGE, from the coding sequence AGTGTCCGATCTGCCCTCTTCCCTATCACCGAGGCTGATTCGGTTCAAACATATTATCGTAGCGTTGCTGCTCTCCGTTGTATTTTTTCTACTGTTTTGTTTTATTGCACTGCATGGTTATATCGCATGGGTATTATCCAATCCAACGGTAGCGCCTGTCTTCTCCAATCCGATGCAAGCCAAGAACATGAAGTATGAAGACATCACGTTCCCGGCAGCAGATGGCAGCCGCACGATGCAGGGATGGTATATTCCTGCTGACAATGCTGCAAGCAAAACGATTATTTTCAGTCACGGCTATGGTGCTAATCGTGAAGAAACATGGGTACCCATGTATGACCTGGCACACTATGCCCATCAACTTGGGTTCAACGTGGTGATGTTCGATTACGGCTTCGCTTCTCAAGTGAACAAAGCTGTAGCCACAGGTGGCAAAGCTGAGTCACAGCAATTGCTGGGTGCCATCCAGTTCGCCAAGCAACGTGGTGCGCAGGAACTGGTTGTCTGGGGCTTCTCGATGGGTGCCGGTACAGCGTTACAAACCGGACTGATTACGAAGGAAGTGGATGCAATGATTCTGGACAGTGCGTTCCTGCTGGAGCCAGATACGCTGTACCACAACATTCACAACCAGATCGATCTCCCGCGTCAGCCTACACTGGAGATCATGAAACTGTTGTTCCCTGTTCTGAATGGTACCGGATTACAACAGATTCCATACCAGGAAGTGAAAAAGAAAGATTATCCGTTCCCGATTTTCTTCATCCATGGTACAGAGGACGAGAAGGCGCCTTATCCAATTGCGGAGCAACTCGCCGCCAACCAGACCAATCCGTACTCGGATGTATGGATTGTCCAGGATGCGCATCATGAGTTGATCTTCCGGGAGCATCCAAAGGAATATCTGCGCCGTGTCTCAACTTTCCTGAGTCATGTAACGAAAACAAGCAGTGACGATGTGCAAAACACGAATAATGGAGAATAA